Within Cryptosporangium aurantiacum, the genomic segment CGCCAGGCCGGCCGCGACCGCGCCGAGCGACACCGCCCACTGCGTGGGCAGCGACCGCCGGAACTGTCGCGTCCCATACCAGAGCCCACCGGTCACGCTGCCGACGCCCCAGAGACCGAGCAGCAAGCCAGCCAGCCCGTCGGCGTCCCCGCCGGAACGCTCCGCGGCGAAGGCCGGGATCGCGACCCCGACGATGCCGAACGCGAACGCCAGCCCCGACGAGACCGCGAGCAGCAGCGGCATCCCGAACGCGACTGCCGGGCCGAGCCCGCGGGCAGCCGGACGTCCCGGCTCCGGACGCCACCCGCGCGTCGCCCGCCCGGACGCCACCGCGAGCGTTCCACCCAGCGCCAGTACCGCGGCGACCACCAGCGAGACGGTCGGCTCGGTCACCACGGCCAGCGCACCGACGACCATCGGGCCGAGCACGAACACCAGCTCGAACGCGGTGGTCTCCAGCGCCAGCGCGGACTCCCGCAGCCGGCTCGTCGCCGGGCCCGACGTCAGCTCGGCCCAGACGCTCCGCACGGTCGCGGTGAGCGGCGGCAGACATGCGCCGAGCAACGCGGACGCTGCCCACAGCACCGGCGCGGGCGCGTCCACCGCGGTCGCGGCCAGCACGCCGACCGCGGCGATCGGCCACGCGAGCGCGGTCCCGAGCAGCACCGGCGCGGGACGCAGCCGGTCCGCGATCCGGCCGAGCACGGGCCCGACGATCGCGTTGGCGACCGCGTACGCGGCGCTCGCGATACCGGCGTCCGCGTACGAGCCGGTGGACCCCTCGACCAGCAGCACCAGCAGCAGCGGCGCCATCCCGATCGGGAGCCGCCCCAGGATGCTGCCGATCAGCAGCGTGCGGGCCCCGGGCAGCCGCCACACCTCGGCGTACCGCCGTAGTCCCGTGCTCATGAGGATGCCTCCGAAAGTTTCTTGGTCTGCAGGCTGGTGCCGGGCCACGCCGCGATCGACCAGGCGAGCACCGCAGCGGCTGCGGCGAGGAGAAGGGCGGCGGTGACGCCGCCGGGCCGGTCGACGAGCACGCCGCCGATCGCGGTGCCCGCGGCGACCGCCGCGTAGGTCACGGTCGTCAGCCAGGTGAACGACTCGGTGAGGGTCCCGCGCGGCGCGAGCTCAGCCACCAGCGAGTTCTGGACGGTGATCGCCGGGGCGAACGCGGTGCCACCGAGGAACAGCACGATGCCGATCAGCCACGCGTTGCCCAGGAACGCGAGCGGCGCGAACCCGAGCGCGCACGCGGCCAGCGTCCACCGGTACTGGCGGACGACCGGCATCGCGAACCGCTGGGCGCCGAACCAGAGACCGCCGATCGCGCTGCCCACGCTCCACACCGACAGCAGGACGCCGGACAGCGCGGGCTTGCCCTCCGCGTCGGCGAACGCCGCCATCGCGGCCTCGATCGCGCCGGTGCCGAACAGCAGCGCGAACGCGGCGACCAGCGCCGGAGCCATACCCCGGGCACGCAGCGGGTTCCGCCGGACCGTACCCGCCTCGACCGGACGGGGTCGCCAGCGGCGGCTCGGCCTGCTCACCGCGACGGCCAGCGAACCGACCAGCGCGGCCGTTGCGGCCCCGCCCAGCGCGATGACCGGGCCCCAGGTCGCCGACGTCGTCGCGACCGCGACCGCCACCAGCACCGGACCGGTCATCCAGACGACCTCGAGCGCGATCGCGTCCAGCGCGAACGCGGTCTGCCGGGTGGATTCGACGTTGGCGGAGCCGACCCGGTCAGCGGAGTCAGCCCGGTCAGCGGAGTCAGCCAGGTCAGCGGAGTCAGCCAGGTCGGTCCAGATCGCGCGCAGCGAGGAGCTGAGCAGCGGCACCAGCGAGCCGGCGAAGGCTGCGGCCAGGAAGATCAGGACGACCGGCGCGCCGGCTAGTGCGGTGGTCACGAGCACGCCGATGGCCACCGGGTATCCCACGCCGGTGCCGACCAGCACCGCGGTGAAGCCTCGTCGGTCGGCCACCCGTCCCAGCAACGGGGCTACGGCGGCCGTGGCCAGTCCGTAGATGCCGACCGCGATCCCACCGACTCCGTACGAGCCGGTGCGATCGGCCACGAACAGGAGCAGCGCCAACGGCGCGATGCCTCCCGGTAACCGGCCGACGATTCCGGCGACGATCAGCAGCGGGGCCGACGGCAGGCGCCAGAGTTCTGCATAGCGGCGCATGGTGCGTCGA encodes:
- a CDS encoding MFS transporter; the protein is MRRYAELWRLPSAPLLIVAGIVGRLPGGIAPLALLLFVADRTGSYGVGGIAVGIYGLATAAVAPLLGRVADRRGFTAVLVGTGVGYPVAIGVLVTTALAGAPVVLIFLAAAFAGSLVPLLSSSLRAIWTDLADSADLADSADRADSADRVGSANVESTRQTAFALDAIALEVVWMTGPVLVAVAVATTSATWGPVIALGGAATAALVGSLAVAVSRPSRRWRPRPVEAGTVRRNPLRARGMAPALVAAFALLFGTGAIEAAMAAFADAEGKPALSGVLLSVWSVGSAIGGLWFGAQRFAMPVVRQYRWTLAACALGFAPLAFLGNAWLIGIVLFLGGTAFAPAITVQNSLVAELAPRGTLTESFTWLTTVTYAAVAAGTAIGGVLVDRPGGVTAALLLAAAAAVLAWSIAAWPGTSLQTKKLSEASS
- a CDS encoding MFS transporter, encoding MSTGLRRYAEVWRLPGARTLLIGSILGRLPIGMAPLLLVLLVEGSTGSYADAGIASAAYAVANAIVGPVLGRIADRLRPAPVLLGTALAWPIAAVGVLAATAVDAPAPVLWAASALLGACLPPLTATVRSVWAELTSGPATSRLRESALALETTAFELVFVLGPMVVGALAVVTEPTVSLVVAAVLALGGTLAVASGRATRGWRPEPGRPAARGLGPAVAFGMPLLLAVSSGLAFAFGIVGVAIPAFAAERSGGDADGLAGLLLGLWGVGSVTGGLWYGTRQFRRSLPTQWAVSLGAVAAGLATLALVPSAGVMAVALLVGGLTLAPALTVENALVSRIAPAGMVNEAYTWVATVVFATSAAGAAVAGVLVEQESGVAIAFTLAALTTGAGAVAAAVPRTALRRVITRTT